In the Arthrobacter sp. 31Y genome, one interval contains:
- a CDS encoding PDR/VanB family oxidoreductase: protein MTVTALPISPHPAVDGGLQLEVTNVKPQTDSIVSITLADPSGRNLPSYVPGSHLVVQYGEEGVNAYSLTGSGNAPSEYTISVLRVEEGTGGSMAMHRLMVGDRVFVSRPRSAFAPASTATHHLLVAAGIGITPVLSHARAAADRGTASSLIYVYRPGAGAHVEEARQLLGPALTECRNRESFQQVLTEQLTTQGVGTHLYVCGPIAFMDSVLDLARELGWASARLHSEAFGAAELDDGEPFIVNLVRSGLRLEVPAGISLLDTLEKAGKSIPNMCRKGICGECILPVLKGTPQHRDLYLTDQEKAENTTMMCCVSRSEDPELELDL, encoded by the coding sequence ATGACGGTGACAGCGCTCCCCATCAGTCCCCATCCGGCAGTGGACGGAGGCCTGCAGCTCGAGGTGACAAACGTCAAGCCCCAGACGGACTCGATTGTCAGCATCACCTTGGCAGACCCGTCAGGAAGAAACTTGCCGTCCTACGTTCCGGGCAGCCATTTGGTGGTCCAGTACGGTGAGGAAGGAGTCAATGCCTACTCGCTGACGGGTTCCGGCAACGCCCCCTCCGAATACACCATCTCCGTCCTCCGGGTGGAGGAAGGCACGGGCGGCTCCATGGCCATGCACCGGCTCATGGTAGGTGACAGGGTCTTCGTGTCGCGGCCCCGCAGTGCCTTTGCTCCTGCGTCAACAGCCACTCACCATCTCCTTGTTGCTGCTGGAATTGGAATCACGCCAGTTCTTTCCCATGCACGTGCCGCCGCTGATCGCGGCACCGCATCGTCGCTGATCTATGTTTACAGGCCCGGTGCGGGCGCGCATGTGGAGGAGGCCAGGCAACTACTGGGACCTGCCCTGACCGAGTGCCGCAACCGCGAGAGCTTCCAGCAGGTCCTCACCGAGCAGCTCACAACCCAAGGCGTTGGAACCCACCTCTACGTCTGTGGCCCGATTGCGTTCATGGATTCAGTCCTGGATCTGGCGCGTGAACTGGGCTGGGCATCGGCCAGGTTGCACTCTGAAGCCTTTGGAGCAGCCGAGCTGGATGACGGCGAGCCGTTCATAGTGAACCTTGTCCGGAGCGGGCTCCGGCTTGAGGTACCAGCCGGCATATCACTGCTGGACACCCTGGAAAAGGCAGGCAAGAGCATCCCCAACATGTGCCGCAAAGGCATCTGCGGCGAGTGCATCCTTCCGGTCCTCAAGGGAACCCCACAGCATAGGGACCTTTACCTCACCGATCAGGAGAAGGCCGAGAACACCACAATGATGTGCTGTGTTTCACGCAGCGAAGACCCGGAACTGGAGTTGGACCTTTGA
- a CDS encoding heme-dependent oxidative N-demethylase family protein has product MSTTIDNDADITSLPDRIRRFPFPFSGDTYRYSANVQPANNAAATAVGSWGAGVIDIDEFYLDEIADRDRILRRDPTRMQVLPHMRPAVWDTVATLLPTMAEENPDIMSFHREGNSCRWQNKLQNLDITFTVGDDDSLPMGPLRFLGTQIQDDIVLLDVRDDTMWLDAGLVSFAADWSFGFDVGMSFQEIHHPVPRVKEERIISRAEQFLLRLQPGEQFRRTNWTMTIGRRLDTSTETYPEWGPDRATIATDPDMPDKLHLRVEVQHLIRLPHTGTLLFLIRSYLLPLRDIAQVPAWRERFGKVLAELPEDMAEYKGIIRYRKAASEWLLAG; this is encoded by the coding sequence TTGAGCACCACCATAGACAACGACGCGGATATTACCTCCCTCCCGGACCGCATCAGGCGGTTCCCTTTCCCCTTCAGCGGCGATACCTACCGCTACAGCGCCAACGTCCAGCCGGCCAATAACGCCGCGGCCACTGCGGTGGGTTCCTGGGGTGCCGGGGTGATAGACATTGACGAGTTCTACCTCGACGAAATCGCCGACCGCGATCGGATTCTGAGGCGCGACCCGACACGCATGCAGGTCCTGCCGCACATGCGTCCTGCAGTGTGGGACACCGTGGCAACCTTGCTGCCCACCATGGCGGAAGAAAACCCGGACATCATGTCATTCCACCGCGAAGGAAACAGCTGCCGGTGGCAAAACAAGCTCCAGAACCTGGACATCACGTTCACAGTTGGCGACGACGACTCGCTCCCCATGGGACCCCTGCGCTTTCTGGGCACGCAGATCCAAGACGACATCGTCCTCCTGGACGTCAGGGATGACACCATGTGGCTCGACGCCGGCCTGGTCAGCTTCGCCGCAGACTGGTCCTTCGGATTCGACGTCGGCATGAGCTTCCAGGAAATCCACCACCCTGTTCCGCGGGTCAAGGAAGAACGCATCATCAGCCGCGCCGAACAGTTCCTCCTCCGCCTGCAGCCCGGTGAACAGTTCCGGCGCACCAACTGGACCATGACCATCGGCAGACGGCTGGATACCTCCACGGAGACGTACCCCGAGTGGGGGCCTGACCGCGCCACCATTGCCACTGATCCGGACATGCCGGACAAGCTTCATCTGCGTGTCGAAGTCCAGCACCTGATCCGCCTCCCCCACACGGGAACCCTTCTGTTCCTGATCCGCAGCTACCTCCTGCCTCTGAGGGACATCGCACAGGTACCTGCCTGGCGCGAAAGGTTCGGCAAAGTCCTGGCCGAACTTCCGGAAGACATGGCGGAATACAAAGGCATCATCCGCTACCGGAAGGCAGCCTCCGAGTGGCTGCTTGCCGGCTAA
- a CDS encoding ATP-dependent 6-phosphofructokinase — MKIGILTSGGDCPGLNAVIRGAVLKGIAIKGHEFVGFRDGWRGVVQGDVMDIPRTMVRGIAKQGGTILGTSRTNPFENGGGPDVIKDNLDRLGIDAIIAIGGEGTLAAAKRLTDAGLKIVGVPKTVDNDLDATDYSFGFDTAVHIATEAIDRLRTTGESHHRCMIAEVMGRHVGWIALHAGMAAGAHAILIPEQKVSVEQIAQWVKEAHARGRAPLVVVAEGFVPEHMDSPHSERGLDTFGRPRMGGIADQLAPELEARTGIETRTTILGHVQRGGVPTAYDRVLATRLGMAAVHSVAEGRWGTMVGLKGTDIEQVDFQEALGKLKVVPQRRYDEAAVLFG; from the coding sequence ATGAAAATTGGGATCCTTACCAGTGGCGGAGATTGCCCGGGATTGAACGCCGTCATCCGCGGCGCTGTTCTGAAGGGCATTGCCATCAAAGGCCATGAGTTCGTCGGATTCCGAGACGGTTGGCGCGGGGTTGTCCAGGGTGACGTCATGGATATACCGCGAACCATGGTGCGCGGTATTGCCAAGCAGGGCGGTACTATCCTGGGCACCTCGCGCACCAACCCTTTTGAGAATGGTGGCGGCCCGGACGTCATCAAGGACAACCTGGATCGGCTGGGGATTGATGCGATCATCGCAATCGGCGGCGAAGGCACCCTTGCGGCCGCCAAGCGCCTCACTGATGCCGGGCTCAAGATTGTGGGCGTGCCCAAGACAGTGGATAACGACCTCGACGCTACGGACTACAGTTTCGGCTTCGACACTGCCGTCCACATCGCGACCGAGGCCATCGACCGCCTCAGGACAACCGGCGAATCCCATCACCGCTGCATGATTGCCGAGGTGATGGGCCGGCACGTCGGATGGATTGCCCTGCACGCCGGAATGGCGGCCGGCGCCCACGCGATCCTCATTCCCGAGCAAAAGGTCAGCGTTGAACAGATCGCCCAATGGGTGAAGGAGGCTCACGCGCGCGGTCGGGCACCGCTTGTTGTGGTGGCCGAGGGCTTCGTTCCGGAGCACATGGACTCTCCGCACTCGGAGCGTGGCCTTGACACCTTTGGCCGGCCCAGGATGGGTGGCATCGCAGACCAGCTGGCACCAGAGTTGGAAGCCCGGACCGGCATCGAGACCCGGACCACGATCCTTGGCCATGTGCAGCGCGGTGGTGTGCCCACTGCCTACGACCGGGTTCTTGCAACCCGTCTTGGCATGGCCGCTGTCCACTCCGTGGCCGAGGGCCGCTGGGGCACCATGGTGGGGCTCAAGGGAACGGATATTGAGCAGGTGGATTTCCAAGAGGCCCTCGGGAAACTCAAGGTGGTCCCCCAGCGCCGGTACGACGAAGCCGCCGTCCTGTTCGGATGA
- a CDS encoding HAD-IIA family hydrolase, producing the protein MSRRLIDGYDGVLADLDGVVYTGPRAIDGATEALERLGEEGKRLAYVTNNASRSSEQVAAHLRALGAPATAEQVFGSALAGAELLAGQVAEGSAVLVVGSDSLADAVRAQGLVVVHSADDQPDAVIQGFSPELGWKDLAEAAYAVAAGAVWVATNTDMSLPQERGFAPGNGTFVAAVAAATSKTPSVAGKPGPALFETAARHSGLVRPLVVGDRLDTDILGGNRAKMDTALVLTGVDTVHSALASHVDQRPDFLIGSLAELYEEYPTIKPDGVSYSCGEAVATATVTTVTVSGREDHLDSWRAACAAWWAMHPEVTPSAAPEVSFTVALSFTVAG; encoded by the coding sequence ATGTCTAGGCGGCTGATTGACGGATACGACGGCGTCCTCGCGGACCTCGATGGTGTGGTTTACACAGGACCACGGGCCATCGATGGGGCAACAGAAGCGCTGGAGAGGCTTGGCGAGGAAGGCAAGCGCTTGGCGTACGTGACCAACAATGCGTCCCGTTCATCGGAGCAAGTTGCTGCCCATCTTCGTGCGTTGGGCGCTCCAGCCACAGCGGAACAGGTGTTCGGTTCAGCGCTGGCTGGTGCAGAACTCCTGGCCGGGCAGGTTGCTGAAGGCTCAGCAGTGCTGGTGGTCGGGAGCGATTCCCTCGCGGATGCTGTGAGGGCGCAAGGGCTCGTGGTGGTCCACTCGGCCGACGACCAACCGGACGCCGTCATCCAAGGGTTCTCGCCGGAACTGGGGTGGAAAGATCTAGCCGAAGCCGCCTACGCCGTGGCCGCGGGCGCAGTATGGGTAGCCACGAACACGGACATGTCACTTCCCCAAGAGCGCGGTTTCGCGCCCGGGAACGGAACTTTCGTGGCCGCAGTGGCCGCAGCCACCTCGAAGACGCCATCAGTTGCAGGAAAACCCGGGCCCGCCCTTTTTGAAACCGCGGCCCGCCATTCAGGTCTGGTCCGTCCGCTTGTGGTGGGTGACCGGCTGGACACGGACATTCTCGGCGGAAACCGGGCAAAAATGGACACAGCGCTCGTCCTGACAGGCGTGGACACGGTGCACTCTGCCCTGGCATCGCACGTTGACCAGAGGCCGGACTTTCTCATTGGTTCCCTCGCGGAGCTGTACGAGGAGTACCCCACCATAAAACCCGACGGCGTCTCATACTCCTGCGGTGAGGCCGTTGCCACCGCCACCGTCACCACAGTGACGGTCAGCGGTCGCGAGGACCACCTCGATAGCTGGCGGGCCGCGTGTGCCGCCTGGTGGGCAATGCATCCCGAGGTCACACCTTCTGCCGCCCCCGAGGTCAGCTTCACAGTGGCTCTATCCTTCACTGTGGCTGGCTAG
- a CDS encoding glyceraldehyde-3-phosphate dehydrogenase, whose amino-acid sequence MQTSDPYLAEWMGREALAEAMIPVIGRLYRENNVVTTIHGRSLVNKSTMSILKAHRFARRISKEELLLDETAPLLDTLTKLQLGSATIDIARLNQKFKEEGNGAGLEEFLRSELAGVVGKSVNGYGGSTDVVLYGFGRIGRLLTRILVEQAGGGHGLRLRAIVVRKGADHDLTKRASLLRRDSVHGSFEGSIKVDAAANTITANGVRIQVIYSDNPATIDYTAFGIKDALIVDNTGRWRDAEGLSQHLLSKGADRVLLTAPGKGDLKNIVHGINHGSINDADKIVTAASCTTNAISPVLQAINDKYGIIHGHVETVHSFTNDQNLIDNFHKGDRRGRSAALNMVITETGAAKAVAKALPELEGKLTGSSIRVPTPNVSMAILNLNLENDTTKDEVNTYLREMALHSVLRQQIDYMDSPEVVSTDFVGSRHTGIVDGLATISNGKNLVLYVWYDNEFGYSCQVVRVMEEMAGVNRPSFPAANVVEEAMSVLAAVGS is encoded by the coding sequence ATGCAAACCTCAGATCCGTATCTTGCTGAGTGGATGGGCCGGGAGGCCCTGGCCGAAGCCATGATTCCGGTGATCGGCCGGCTCTACCGCGAAAACAACGTGGTGACCACCATCCACGGACGCAGCCTGGTCAACAAGTCCACCATGAGCATCCTCAAGGCCCACCGCTTCGCCCGCCGGATCAGCAAGGAAGAGTTACTCCTGGACGAGACGGCGCCGCTCCTGGACACGTTGACAAAGCTCCAGCTCGGTTCAGCCACGATAGACATCGCCCGGCTGAACCAGAAATTCAAGGAAGAGGGCAACGGAGCCGGCCTTGAGGAATTCCTTCGTTCTGAGCTAGCCGGAGTGGTGGGCAAGAGCGTGAACGGTTACGGCGGGAGCACCGACGTCGTGCTTTATGGCTTTGGCCGGATCGGCCGCCTGCTGACCCGTATTCTCGTGGAACAAGCAGGTGGCGGCCACGGGTTGCGGCTTCGCGCAATCGTGGTCCGCAAGGGTGCGGACCACGATCTCACCAAACGCGCCAGCCTGCTGCGGCGCGACTCAGTCCATGGGTCCTTTGAAGGGTCCATCAAGGTGGACGCTGCGGCCAACACGATCACTGCCAACGGTGTACGGATCCAGGTGATCTATTCGGACAACCCGGCCACGATCGACTACACCGCGTTCGGAATCAAGGACGCCCTGATTGTTGACAACACAGGCCGGTGGCGGGACGCCGAAGGCCTGTCTCAACATCTCTTGAGCAAGGGTGCTGACCGTGTTTTGCTGACTGCGCCGGGCAAGGGCGACTTGAAGAACATCGTGCATGGCATCAACCACGGCAGCATCAACGACGCCGACAAGATTGTGACCGCGGCTTCCTGCACGACGAACGCCATCTCACCTGTCCTGCAAGCCATCAACGACAAGTACGGCATCATTCACGGCCACGTGGAAACGGTGCACTCGTTCACGAACGACCAAAACTTGATCGACAACTTCCATAAGGGTGACCGCCGGGGCAGGTCTGCTGCACTCAACATGGTGATCACTGAGACGGGTGCCGCCAAGGCTGTGGCCAAAGCACTGCCAGAGTTGGAGGGAAAGCTCACCGGCAGCTCCATCCGTGTGCCCACTCCGAACGTCTCGATGGCCATCCTGAACCTGAACTTGGAAAACGACACCACCAAGGATGAGGTCAATACTTACCTGCGGGAGATGGCGCTGCACTCCGTCCTGCGGCAACAGATCGATTACATGGATTCGCCGGAGGTGGTTTCCACCGATTTCGTGGGCTCCCGGCACACCGGAATTGTTGACGGCCTCGCCACCATTTCCAACGGCAAGAACCTGGTGCTGTACGTCTGGTACGACAACGAGTTCGGCTACAGCTGCCAGGTGGTCCGCGTGATGGAGGAGATGGCAGGCGTGAACCGTCCGTCGTTCCCGGCAGCAAATGTGGTTGAGGAAGCCATGTCGGTGCTAGCTGCCGTGGGTTCCTGA
- a CDS encoding dimethylamine monooxygenase subunit DmmA family protein translates to MPPAGTGLEPGFRGVICATFGAGNTAELPGGGQPKHDLRFDSATPEALSELRRALGCSKVGVRLMLAGPTSDIRAAAAVAAECGIQQEEMTLLSEESAPRAIYCPHCHATTSTLRVAGSEVKCKSCGTNLTTTDHFSRRMGAYLGYQANVEEAS, encoded by the coding sequence ATGCCACCGGCAGGCACAGGCTTGGAACCTGGTTTTCGCGGTGTTATCTGCGCAACTTTTGGCGCAGGTAACACCGCGGAACTACCTGGCGGTGGTCAACCCAAGCACGATCTACGATTTGACTCCGCAACCCCCGAAGCCCTCTCGGAGCTGAGGCGGGCACTCGGATGTTCGAAGGTAGGCGTCCGGCTCATGCTCGCTGGCCCAACATCGGACATTCGTGCGGCGGCAGCAGTCGCCGCAGAATGCGGAATCCAGCAGGAGGAGATGACGCTCCTGAGTGAAGAATCCGCACCCAGGGCGATCTACTGCCCGCATTGCCACGCCACCACCTCAACTCTTCGGGTGGCCGGCTCCGAGGTGAAGTGCAAAAGTTGCGGCACCAACCTCACCACCACTGACCACTTTTCCCGCCGGATGGGCGCGTATCTGGGGTACCAAGCAAATGTAGAGGAGGCATCATGA
- the hxlA gene encoding 3-hexulose-6-phosphate synthase has protein sequence MKLQVAIDLLTTEAALELAGQVAEYVDIIELGTPLIKAEGLSVITAVKNAHPDKIVFADLKTMDAGELEADIAFKAGADLVTVLGAADDSTIAGAVKAAKAHNKGVVVDLIGIADKVSRAKEVRALGAKFVEMHAGLDEQAKPGFDLNGLLRAGAEARVPFSVAGGVKLATIGDVQNAGADVAVAGGAIYGAEDPALAAKALRNAIV, from the coding sequence ATGAAACTCCAGGTTGCTATTGACTTGCTTACTACCGAGGCTGCTCTTGAGCTGGCTGGTCAGGTTGCTGAGTACGTTGACATCATTGAGCTCGGTACCCCGCTGATTAAGGCTGAGGGTCTTTCGGTGATTACCGCGGTGAAGAATGCTCATCCGGACAAGATTGTTTTTGCTGATTTGAAGACCATGGATGCTGGTGAGCTTGAGGCTGATATTGCGTTCAAGGCCGGTGCTGATTTGGTGACTGTGCTTGGTGCTGCTGATGATTCCACCATTGCTGGTGCGGTGAAGGCTGCGAAGGCTCATAACAAGGGTGTTGTGGTTGATCTGATTGGTATCGCGGATAAGGTTTCCCGGGCTAAGGAAGTCCGTGCCCTGGGTGCGAAGTTCGTGGAGATGCACGCTGGTTTGGATGAGCAGGCCAAGCCGGGCTTTGATCTTAATGGTTTGCTTCGTGCCGGTGCTGAGGCCCGTGTTCCGTTCTCTGTTGCTGGTGGCGTGAAGCTGGCCACGATCGGTGATGTTCAGAACGCTGGTGCTGATGTGGCTGTTGCTGGTGGCGCTATTTATGGTGCTGAGGATCCGGCGCTGGCCGCGAAGGCCCTCCGCAACGCCATCGTCTAG
- a CDS encoding cupin domain-containing protein: MDTLVGTLSKAGSIHKVEGGYVGIPSMDLPGSEAFIGDALHNPEGSVMSAGFFELKASEPVVYTYTYDEMKVVIQGEFILTDQTTGEVTHAKERDVLFFPKGTTVKFETPEYGLGFFAGDRSFAP; encoded by the coding sequence ATGGACACGCTCGTAGGAACACTCAGCAAGGCCGGATCCATTCACAAGGTGGAAGGCGGTTATGTAGGAATTCCGTCGATGGACCTCCCCGGAAGCGAAGCCTTCATCGGTGACGCCCTCCACAACCCCGAAGGCTCGGTAATGAGCGCCGGCTTCTTCGAGCTAAAGGCGTCAGAGCCCGTGGTGTACACGTACACGTACGACGAAATGAAGGTAGTCATCCAGGGTGAGTTCATCCTCACCGACCAGACCACCGGCGAAGTGACCCACGCGAAAGAGCGTGACGTGCTGTTCTTCCCCAAGGGAACAACCGTCAAGTTCGAGACACCCGAGTACGGCCTCGGGTTCTTCGCCGGCGACCGTTCGTTCGCTCCGTAG
- a CDS encoding DUF5134 domain-containing protein, with protein MFNTPALTWTLTLVLVVGGIHYALQAIRSRRTTERINNSLHALMHTLMAAMLWDAAASTTLAQIAVLAAAALWFIIQAVARPQFRSFCAGTRDRLKCLYHSLTMAAAALMIAMMAIPAIAPPAPTGSATTGSGMSSHGHHASTSALGPATASLHTAALAIALTVIFGTAAVIFLILLLRRHRRPAHQTTGHIQATGHSARLDHVLEAGGAAVMALMFATLAV; from the coding sequence GTGTTCAATACCCCAGCACTAACCTGGACCCTGACCCTGGTTCTTGTGGTCGGCGGAATCCATTACGCACTGCAGGCCATCCGGTCCCGGCGCACCACGGAGCGCATTAACAACAGTCTCCACGCCCTGATGCACACCCTGATGGCGGCCATGCTCTGGGACGCCGCCGCCTCCACCACTCTGGCTCAGATCGCCGTCCTCGCGGCCGCCGCCCTCTGGTTCATCATCCAAGCCGTGGCCCGCCCCCAGTTCAGATCCTTCTGTGCTGGTACCCGGGACCGTCTTAAATGCCTCTATCACAGTCTCACCATGGCCGCGGCAGCCCTCATGATCGCTATGATGGCCATCCCCGCCATAGCCCCGCCAGCACCAACCGGCTCCGCCACCACAGGGTCTGGAATGAGCAGCCACGGACACCACGCCAGCACGTCAGCACTCGGCCCTGCAACAGCTTCCCTGCACACCGCTGCCCTGGCCATCGCCCTCACCGTGATCTTCGGAACCGCCGCAGTCATCTTCCTGATCCTGCTCCTGCGTCGCCACCGGCGGCCCGCCCATCAGACCACAGGGCACATTCAGGCCACAGGGCACAGCGCCCGCCTTGATCATGTGCTCGAAGCCGGAGGCGCCGCCGTCATGGCCCTCATGTTCGCCACCCTCGCCGTCTAG
- a CDS encoding primary-amine oxidase yields MTLDIETEALVGVSHPLDPLSREEISRVVAVLKEGPAAAESFRFISVELREPAKEDLRNGVQVAREADAVLVDRAVGRSFEAVVDLDAGTVERWVQLAAGVQPPFMPDEFAECEEACRKDPEVIAALAKRGLTDLDLVCFEPWSVGYFGEDAEGRRLMRALVFVRDEADDSPYAHPIENFIVFYDLSAGKVVRLEDDQAIPVPSARGNYLPKYVGEARTDLKPINITQPEGASFTVTGNHVRWADWSFRVGFTPREGLVLHQLKFRDQGVDRPVINRASLSEMVVPYGDTAPVQAKKNAFDSGEYNIGNMANSLTLGCDCLGEIKYFDGNSVDSHGNPWTIENAICMHEEDDSILWKHFDFREGTAETRRSRKLVISFIATVANYEYAFYWHLFLDGSIEFLVKATGILSTAGQNPGENNPYGQNLNNDGLYAPIHQHMFNVRMDFELDGPNNAVYEVDMEYPEHNPTHTAFKAVDRLLETEQQAIRKTDSAKHRFWKIANHDKTNLVNEPVAYRLIPTNGIQLAAGDESYVSKRAQFARNNLWVTAYNRTERFAAGEYPNQATGADDGLHIWTEQNRNIVDTDLVIWYTFGMHHVVRLEDWPVMPRQNIGFMLEPHGFFNQNPTLNLPTGTTTNTTNNDTCCHTNNQ; encoded by the coding sequence GTGACTTTGGATATTGAAACTGAGGCTCTTGTGGGTGTTTCGCATCCGTTGGATCCGTTGTCGCGGGAGGAGATTTCCCGTGTTGTTGCTGTTTTGAAGGAGGGTCCTGCGGCGGCGGAGTCGTTCCGTTTTATCAGTGTTGAGTTGCGTGAGCCGGCTAAGGAGGATCTGCGCAATGGTGTGCAGGTGGCTCGTGAGGCTGACGCGGTGCTGGTTGATCGTGCTGTGGGGCGTTCGTTCGAGGCTGTGGTTGATCTTGACGCGGGCACGGTGGAGCGGTGGGTGCAGTTAGCTGCTGGTGTGCAGCCGCCGTTCATGCCCGATGAGTTCGCTGAGTGCGAGGAAGCGTGCCGGAAAGATCCCGAGGTGATCGCGGCGTTGGCCAAGCGTGGCCTGACGGACCTGGACCTGGTGTGTTTCGAGCCGTGGTCGGTGGGGTATTTCGGTGAGGACGCCGAGGGCCGGCGGTTGATGCGTGCGTTGGTGTTCGTTCGTGACGAAGCGGACGATAGCCCGTACGCGCACCCGATCGAGAACTTCATCGTGTTCTATGACCTCTCGGCCGGTAAGGTTGTCCGGCTTGAAGATGACCAGGCGATCCCGGTGCCCTCGGCCCGGGGTAATTACCTGCCCAAGTACGTCGGGGAGGCCCGTACGGACTTGAAACCGATCAACATCACCCAGCCCGAAGGTGCTTCGTTCACGGTCACCGGTAATCACGTCCGGTGGGCTGACTGGTCCTTCCGGGTAGGGTTCACTCCGCGTGAAGGCCTGGTCCTGCACCAGCTCAAGTTCCGTGACCAGGGCGTGGACCGGCCGGTCATCAACCGGGCCTCCCTCTCGGAAATGGTGGTCCCGTACGGTGACACCGCACCGGTCCAGGCGAAGAAAAACGCGTTCGATTCCGGTGAGTACAACATCGGTAACATGGCCAACTCCCTGACCCTGGGCTGTGACTGCCTGGGCGAGATCAAGTACTTCGACGGTAACAGCGTGGACTCCCACGGCAACCCCTGGACCATCGAGAACGCGATCTGCATGCACGAAGAAGACGACTCGATCCTGTGGAAGCACTTCGACTTCCGCGAAGGCACCGCTGAAACCCGCCGGTCCCGGAAACTGGTCATCTCCTTCATCGCCACGGTCGCGAACTACGAATACGCGTTCTACTGGCACCTGTTCCTGGACGGCTCCATCGAGTTCCTCGTCAAAGCCACCGGCATCCTCTCCACCGCCGGCCAGAACCCCGGGGAAAACAACCCCTACGGCCAGAACCTGAACAACGATGGCCTCTACGCCCCCATCCACCAACACATGTTCAACGTCCGCATGGACTTCGAACTGGACGGACCCAACAACGCCGTCTACGAAGTGGACATGGAATACCCCGAGCACAACCCCACCCACACCGCGTTCAAAGCCGTGGACCGGCTCCTGGAAACCGAACAACAAGCCATCCGCAAAACCGACTCCGCCAAACACCGCTTCTGGAAAATCGCCAACCACGACAAAACAAACCTCGTGAACGAACCCGTCGCGTACCGGCTGATCCCCACCAACGGCATCCAACTCGCCGCAGGAGACGAATCCTACGTCTCCAAACGAGCCCAATTCGCCCGGAACAACCTCTGGGTCACCGCCTACAACCGCACCGAACGCTTCGCCGCCGGCGAATACCCCAACCAAGCCACCGGAGCCGACGACGGACTCCACATCTGGACCGAACAAAACCGGAACATCGTAGATACCGACCTCGTCATCTGGTACACCTTCGGCATGCACCACGTCGTCCGACTCGAAGACTGGCCCGTCATGCCACGCCAAAACATCGGCTTCATGCTCGAACCCCACGGCTTCTTCAACCAAAACCCCACCCTCAACCTCCCCACCGGAACCACAACCAACACCACCAACAACGACACCTGCTGCCACACCAACAACCAATAA